One segment of Thermococcus profundus DNA contains the following:
- the metG gene encoding methionine--tRNA ligase, whose translation MVRYMVTSALPYANGPIHAGHLAGAYLPADIFVRYLRLKGEEVLFVCGTDEHGTPITFRALKEGRSPREIVDEFHEHIKTTFERAKISFDYFGRTELPVHYRVSQEFFLKALENGHLVKKVSKQAYCEHDKMFLPDRYVIGTCPYCGAENQRGDQCEVCGHPLTPEILINPRCNICGNPITFKDSAHYYIRMGDFQERLKKWVESQEHWKPNVRNTVLGWINEGLEERAMTRDLDWGIPVPLDDEDVKGKVLYVWFEAPIGYISITIEHLKREGRENEWKKFWLNLDGQTKVIHFIGKDNVPFHAIFWPAFLMAYGKYKDDEVEAEWNLPYDIPANEYLNLEGKKFSTSRNWAIWVHEFLDAFPADYLRYYLTAIMPETRDSDFNFADFKSKINEELVNNLGNFVHRAMTFVNRYFDGKVPERGELNELDKQAFEEIEKAFKETGELIASYRFKDALKRVMELAIFGNRYFDYQKPWKTAKTDRERTATTVNVSLQIVKALGILLEPFLPDASEKIWHLLNLEELKKWEFTELPAGHRVRKATPMFRKVTDEEIIHFIVNYIGRGNPASARILLDKYYKRDDVFKVILERFGEKREEEALALLKSIYGEAPSKGGKAEKAEKAKAPQKKEKAKEGKKMEYISFDEFAKLDLRVGKIIEVKDHPNADRLYLVKVDLGDEVRQLVAGLKKYYKPEELLNHYVVIIANLEPKKLRGVESQGMLLAADDGENVALLMPDKEVKLGSRIR comes from the coding sequence ATGGTCAGGTACATGGTCACATCGGCGTTGCCTTACGCTAACGGGCCGATTCACGCGGGGCATTTAGCTGGAGCCTATCTGCCAGCGGACATCTTCGTGCGCTACCTCCGCCTGAAGGGTGAGGAGGTTCTCTTCGTCTGCGGAACGGACGAGCATGGAACGCCGATAACCTTCCGCGCGCTCAAGGAAGGCAGAAGCCCGAGGGAGATTGTTGACGAGTTCCACGAGCACATAAAGACCACCTTCGAGAGGGCAAAGATAAGCTTCGACTACTTCGGAAGGACTGAACTTCCCGTCCACTACCGGGTAAGCCAGGAGTTCTTCCTCAAGGCCCTTGAGAACGGTCATCTGGTAAAAAAGGTGAGCAAGCAGGCCTACTGCGAGCACGACAAGATGTTCCTGCCGGATAGGTATGTCATCGGAACGTGCCCCTACTGTGGGGCGGAAAACCAGAGAGGCGACCAGTGTGAGGTCTGCGGTCACCCGCTAACGCCCGAAATCCTCATCAACCCCCGCTGCAACATCTGCGGCAACCCGATCACCTTTAAGGACTCGGCGCACTACTACATCCGCATGGGGGACTTCCAGGAGAGACTCAAGAAGTGGGTCGAGAGTCAGGAGCACTGGAAGCCGAACGTGCGCAACACAGTCCTCGGCTGGATAAACGAGGGTCTCGAAGAGAGGGCCATGACGCGCGACCTCGACTGGGGTATCCCGGTTCCGCTCGACGACGAAGACGTTAAGGGAAAGGTCCTCTACGTCTGGTTCGAGGCCCCGATCGGCTACATCAGCATCACCATCGAGCACCTGAAGAGGGAAGGAAGGGAGAACGAGTGGAAGAAGTTCTGGCTCAACCTCGACGGTCAGACCAAGGTCATCCACTTCATCGGAAAGGATAACGTTCCCTTCCACGCGATATTCTGGCCCGCCTTCCTGATGGCCTACGGCAAGTACAAGGACGATGAAGTCGAGGCCGAGTGGAACCTGCCCTACGACATCCCCGCCAACGAGTACCTCAACCTCGAGGGCAAGAAGTTCTCAACGAGCAGGAACTGGGCGATATGGGTCCACGAGTTCCTGGATGCGTTTCCAGCCGATTACCTCCGCTACTACCTCACCGCCATAATGCCCGAGACGAGGGATTCTGACTTTAACTTCGCCGACTTCAAGAGCAAGATAAACGAGGAGCTCGTGAACAACCTCGGAAACTTTGTGCACAGGGCCATGACCTTCGTGAACCGCTACTTCGATGGAAAGGTTCCGGAGAGGGGTGAACTGAACGAGCTGGACAAGCAGGCCTTTGAGGAGATAGAGAAGGCCTTTAAGGAGACTGGCGAGCTCATAGCTAGCTACCGCTTCAAGGACGCGCTCAAGCGTGTTATGGAGCTGGCCATTTTCGGAAACCGCTACTTCGATTACCAGAAGCCATGGAAGACCGCCAAGACCGACCGCGAGAGGACTGCGACGACCGTCAACGTCTCGCTCCAGATAGTCAAGGCACTCGGAATACTCCTCGAGCCGTTCCTGCCGGATGCAAGTGAGAAGATATGGCACCTCCTCAACCTTGAGGAGCTCAAGAAGTGGGAGTTCACCGAGCTTCCGGCCGGACACCGCGTGAGAAAGGCCACCCCAATGTTCAGAAAGGTCACCGACGAGGAGATAATCCACTTCATCGTGAACTACATCGGCAGGGGCAACCCCGCCAGCGCAAGGATACTCCTCGACAAGTACTACAAGAGAGACGACGTCTTTAAGGTAATCTTAGAGCGCTTCGGGGAGAAGAGGGAGGAAGAGGCCCTCGCGCTCCTCAAGAGCATATACGGGGAGGCCCCTTCAAAGGGCGGAAAGGCTGAGAAGGCCGAAAAAGCTAAGGCTCCCCAGAAGAAGGAGAAAGCCAAGGAGGGTAAGAAGATGGAGTATATCAGCTTTGATGAGTTCGCCAAGCTCGATTTGAGGGTTGGAAAGATAATAGAGGTCAAGGACCACCCCAACGCGGACCGGCTCTACCTCGTCAAGGTCGACCTTGGAGACGAGGTCAGGCAGCTCGTTGCCGGGCTCAAGAAGTACTACAAGCCCGAGGAGTTGCTCAACCACTACGTCGTCATCATAGCCAACCTCGAGCCCAAGAAGCTTAGAGGAGTAGAAAGCCAGGGAATGCTCCTCGCTGCGGACGACGGCGAGAACGTCGCCCTGCTCATGCCGGACAAGGAGGTCAAGCTTGGCTCAAGGATAAGGTGA